A DNA window from Rhineura floridana isolate rRhiFlo1 chromosome 11, rRhiFlo1.hap2, whole genome shotgun sequence contains the following coding sequences:
- the AURKB gene encoding aurora kinase B, with protein MANKENVSSIYNSLSKYRVNSLTGPQRVPCKDTSTPSSTPSGSLLMQRAITNSTKQNLKASCAQNMAVPGRVPAESSCTAQPLQEGYERVFTIDDFEIGRPLGKGKFGNVYLAREKQSKFIVALKVLFKSHMVKEGVEHQLRREIEIQSHLSHPNILRLYNYFHDRKRVYLILEYAPRGELYKELQKYQRFDEERSATYMEELADALLYCHRKKVIHRDIKPENLLMGLKGELKIADFGWSVHAPSLRRKTMCGTLDYLPPEMIEGKTHNEKVDLWCIGILCYEFLVGHPPFESASHSETYRRIVSVDLKFPPFVTEAARDLISKLLRHNPAERLPLQAVMEHPWVKANSRRVLPPVFNPVPVN; from the exons ATGGCAAATAAGGAAAATGTGAGCAGTATATATAACAGCCTTTCCAAA TATCGGGTTAACAGCCTAACAGGCCCTCAGCGGGTTCCCTGTAAGGATACCAGCACCCCATCCAGCACCCCTTCTGGATCGCTTTTGATGCAAAGAGCTATTACCAACAGCACAAAGCAGAACCTGAAGGCTTCCTGTGCCCAGAATATGG CTGTTCCAGGCAGGGTGCCTGCTGAGTCTAGTTGCACTGCTCAGCCACTGCAGGAAGGCTATGA GCGAGTCTTCACCATTGATGACTTTGAGATTGGGCGGCCTCTAGGCAAAGGGAAGTTTGGGAACGTCTACCTGGCTCGGGAGAAACAATCCAAGTTCATTGTGGCTCTCAAGGTGCTCTTCAAATCCCACATGGTGAAGGAGGGCGTGGAGCATCAGCTGCGGCGGGAGATTGAAATCCAGAGTCACCTCAG TCACCCCAATATCCTGCGCCTTTACAACTACTTCCACGACCGGAAGCGCGTATACCTGATCCTGGAGTACGCCCCTCGTGGGGAGCTCTATAAGGAACTGCAGAAGTATCAGCGCTTTGATGAGGAGAGGAGCGCCACG TACATGGAAGAGCTGGCTGATGCTCTCCTCTACTGTCACCGTAAGAAGGTGATCCACCGCGACATCAAGCCGGAGAACTTGCTTATGGGGCTGAAGGGGGAGCTGAAGATAGCTGATTTTGGCTGGTCTGTACACGCCCCCTCTCTCAG GAGAAAGACCATGTGCGGAACTTTGGACTACCTGCCTCCCGAGATGATTGAAGGCAAAACGCACAATGAGAAGGTCGATCTCTGGTGCATTGGGATCTTGTGCTATGAGTTCTTGGTGGGGCACCCGCCCTTTGAGAGTGCCTCCCACTCAGAGACGTACCGCCGCATCGTATCG GTAGATCTTAAGTTCCCACCATTTGTGACAGAAGCTGCCCGCGACTTGATTTCAAAGCTGCTGCGCCATAACCCGGCTGAACGGCTCCCACTGCAGGCTGTGATGGAACACCCCTGGGTGAAAGCCAACTCGCGACGGGTGCTGCCCCCCGTGTTTAACCCTGTGCCTGTGAACTAG